In one window of Gloeocapsopsis sp. IPPAS B-1203 DNA:
- a CDS encoding anthrone oxygenase family protein — protein sequence MITVNHLPVVLQLFAALGCGLVAGVFFAFSTFVMSALARLPSTQGIIAMQSINITAINPLFMAALFGTSLSCLLLAIFSLSKWHQPGAAYLLIGSLLYLVGTVLVTIVFNVPLNEALATVKPDTIEGANLWASYLTNWTFWNHIRAIAAFLAAAAFTLALGT from the coding sequence ATGATAACTGTTAACCACTTACCTGTTGTTTTGCAGCTTTTTGCAGCGTTAGGCTGCGGGTTGGTAGCCGGAGTTTTCTTTGCCTTCTCGACTTTCGTAATGAGCGCACTTGCCCGACTTCCATCAACGCAAGGTATCATTGCCATGCAATCGATCAATATCACAGCAATTAATCCCTTGTTCATGGCTGCCTTATTTGGAACATCTCTATCTTGCCTTCTTTTAGCTATTTTTTCGCTATCAAAGTGGCATCAACCTGGCGCTGCTTACTTGCTTATTGGTAGCCTCCTCTATCTTGTCGGTACAGTGCTAGTAACAATCGTGTTTAATGTGCCACTCAATGAAGCGCTAGCGACAGTCAAGCCAGACACCATTGAGGGTGCGAACTTGTGGGCTAGTTACCTAACCAACTGGACGTTTTGGAACCATATTCGGGCAATAGCAGCATTTTTGGCAGCAGCTGCATTTACCTTGGCACTTGGAACTTGA
- a CDS encoding FMN-dependent NADH-azoreductase: MARILHLDSSPRGERSHSRRMTREFIEARRQTHPSDLVTYRDIGRNPVPHVDELWIAAAYTPLEQRTPELSKAISISDRLIDEFLAADLYVIGIPMYNFSVPSTFKAYIDQIVRVGRTFAFEPENTANPYKPLVLGKKMFVITARGSSGFAPGEHNEKLNYQDPYLRAIFGFIGITDITFIHIENDEFGGTSLARSIAAARIQVAQLVA; encoded by the coding sequence ATGGCTCGCATTCTACACCTTGATTCTAGTCCTAGAGGAGAAAGATCGCACTCGCGTCGCATGACAAGAGAATTCATTGAGGCGAGGAGGCAAACTCATCCCTCTGATCTTGTCACCTATCGGGATATTGGTCGTAATCCTGTTCCCCATGTCGATGAACTGTGGATTGCCGCAGCTTATACACCGCTAGAGCAACGCACACCTGAACTATCAAAGGCAATTTCTATTAGCGATCGCCTCATAGATGAGTTTTTAGCAGCTGATCTCTACGTTATCGGCATACCCATGTACAATTTCAGCGTACCCAGTACATTTAAGGCTTATATTGACCAGATTGTGCGTGTGGGGCGAACCTTCGCGTTTGAACCAGAAAATACTGCAAATCCTTACAAACCACTCGTGTTGGGTAAGAAAATGTTTGTGATTACAGCGCGAGGTAGTTCTGGTTTTGCACCTGGTGAGCATAACGAGAAGCTCAATTATCAAGATCCATATTTAAGAGCAATCTTTGGATTTATTGGCATCACCGATATCACATTTATTCATATTGAAAATGATGAGTTCGGTGGCACAAGTTTAGCGCGATCAATCGCAGCTGCGCGTATCCAAGTTGCTCAATTAGTGGCGTAA
- a CDS encoding AraC family transcriptional regulator — protein sequence MKTTVPYQQATTCVPVLSSQNQDWENILVEQFQHPAGEGWCHYSEEHAISLSLASRPVRLLQTREGKTYVGLYGKGDISLTPAKTPFFARWDSDDHYLQIRIAARFLQRVASETININSDRLELLPEFRTRDPQIEAIAMLLLAELKQKHLGGRLYTESLANVLAVHLLRQYSASAPHLAIYEGGLTQRQLVQVLEYINEHLSQDIKLADLARLLGMSQFHFSHLFKQSLGIAPYQYLLQQRVERAKQLLKQTDQSIIDIAFLCGFNSHSHLSKQFRQLTGMTPTAYRAH from the coding sequence ATGAAGACAACAGTCCCGTATCAACAAGCAACAACCTGTGTGCCCGTTTTGTCTAGTCAAAATCAAGATTGGGAAAATATTCTGGTTGAGCAATTTCAACATCCTGCAGGTGAGGGCTGGTGTCATTACAGCGAGGAACACGCAATTAGTTTATCACTGGCATCCCGTCCAGTTCGCTTGCTGCAAACGAGGGAAGGTAAAACCTATGTGGGGCTATACGGGAAAGGCGACATTTCTCTAACGCCTGCAAAAACCCCGTTTTTTGCCCGCTGGGATAGTGATGACCACTACTTGCAGATTCGCATTGCGGCACGTTTCCTTCAGCGCGTTGCTAGCGAAACGATTAACATCAATTCCGATCGCCTTGAATTACTTCCCGAATTTCGGACACGCGATCCGCAAATTGAGGCGATCGCTATGCTGCTGCTTGCTGAACTCAAACAAAAACATCTAGGAGGAAGGCTCTATACTGAATCACTGGCAAATGTGTTAGCAGTGCATTTGCTCAGACAATACTCTGCGTCTGCACCTCACTTGGCAATTTATGAAGGCGGTTTAACCCAGCGCCAACTTGTGCAAGTTTTGGAATACATTAACGAACATTTGAGTCAAGACATTAAGCTTGCAGACTTAGCTCGGTTACTGGGCATGAGTCAATTTCACTTTAGCCATTTGTTCAAGCAATCACTAGGGATAGCTCCTTATCAATACCTACTTCAGCAACGCGTAGAACGGGCAAAGCAGTTGTTGAAACAAACCGATCAATCAATTATAGATATTGCCTTCTTGTGTGGATTCAACAGTCACAGTCATTTAAGCAAACAATTTCGGCAGTTGACAGGTATGACACCCACAGCCTACAGAGCGCATTAA
- a CDS encoding WecB/TagA/CpsF family glycosyltransferase: protein MSEAALLDSVLGLPVHLMDDYTSWLRSRLKQEIGTHVITLNAEMTMQAEQHNALAQAIRQAELVIPDGAGIVLYMLLRGKRIQRCPGIELAELLLDSIGQTPTSYPVFFYGGSPGVAVQAAENWQQRSPHLQIVGTEHGYLSATEVEKLKQTLQEIQPKLILVGLGVPRQELWIAQNRHLCPQATWIGVGGSFDIWAGVKSRAPAWLGNNHLEWLYRLYQEPWRWRRMSALPKFAGKALVSRLTQV from the coding sequence ATGTCTGAGGCAGCACTGTTAGATTCTGTACTCGGTTTGCCAGTTCATCTCATGGATGACTATACTAGTTGGTTGCGATCGCGCCTCAAACAAGAAATTGGCACTCATGTGATCACGCTAAATGCAGAAATGACGATGCAAGCAGAGCAGCATAATGCTTTAGCTCAAGCAATTCGACAAGCCGAGTTAGTTATTCCTGATGGTGCTGGAATTGTCTTATATATGTTACTTCGTGGCAAACGCATCCAGCGGTGTCCAGGCATTGAGCTTGCAGAGCTACTGTTAGATAGTATCGGACAAACACCAACGTCTTATCCGGTGTTTTTCTATGGAGGTTCTCCAGGAGTAGCTGTCCAAGCCGCAGAAAATTGGCAACAGCGATCGCCACATCTGCAGATAGTTGGTACAGAGCATGGCTATTTATCAGCAACTGAAGTTGAAAAATTAAAGCAAACGTTGCAGGAAATTCAACCCAAACTGATTTTGGTAGGGCTTGGAGTGCCGCGTCAAGAATTATGGATTGCCCAAAATCGTCATTTATGTCCTCAAGCAACTTGGATTGGTGTGGGAGGTAGCTTTGACATTTGGGCGGGGGTGAAGTCTAGAGCGCCAGCTTGGTTAGGAAATAATCATTTGGAGTGGCTGTATCGCTTGTATCAGGAACCTTGGCGTTGGCGGCGGATGTCGGCTTTGCCTAAGTTTGCTGGCAAGGCTTTAGTTAGCCGATTAACACAGGTTTAG
- a CDS encoding phytanoyl-CoA dioxygenase family protein — MLRRLKKFSQRLQRELSVIQPEITGMINDRQEYICQPQNHFTQQGYEVIPEFLDKQECDRLIKVADSYINNHSYLIAGDCYLLCRKDIHDVDLDVQQIMNAQEIDDKLAQLFSSHVIEDIFEARIGEPVLLRNISIKIDNPDTISKRGYHTDCVTKTVYKVFIYLTDVNEYGDGPYTVIPGSHRHTYRRLINYCYGWLKQVLYASKNSRNYKEDIQLLYNDKQAVPLFGKAGTMVISNQQLVHKGWHQQDKGKRYALVCYVIPAKDYQGQRFSFGRSALQKSVEVVSG, encoded by the coding sequence ATGCTCAGACGCCTTAAGAAGTTTAGTCAACGTCTTCAGCGAGAATTGTCGGTCATTCAGCCAGAGATAACTGGAATGATTAATGATCGTCAAGAGTATATATGTCAACCACAGAATCATTTCACCCAGCAAGGCTATGAAGTTATTCCTGAGTTTTTGGATAAACAAGAGTGCGATCGCTTAATCAAGGTTGCAGATTCTTATATCAATAATCACAGCTATCTTATTGCTGGAGACTGCTATTTACTTTGTCGCAAAGATATTCATGATGTAGATTTGGACGTTCAACAGATCATGAATGCTCAAGAAATTGACGATAAACTTGCACAACTGTTCAGTTCACACGTCATTGAAGATATCTTTGAAGCGCGCATTGGCGAACCTGTTTTGCTGCGAAATATCTCAATCAAGATTGACAATCCCGATACCATCTCAAAGCGGGGCTATCATACTGATTGCGTAACTAAGACAGTTTACAAAGTCTTTATTTATCTCACTGATGTTAACGAATATGGCGATGGACCATACACTGTGATTCCTGGCTCTCATCGCCATACCTACAGAAGACTCATTAATTATTGCTATGGTTGGCTCAAGCAAGTACTATATGCATCCAAAAATAGCCGCAATTATAAAGAAGATATTCAACTTTTATATAACGATAAACAAGCTGTTCCGCTGTTTGGTAAAGCAGGAACGATGGTTATATCCAATCAACAGTTAGTACATAAAGGATGGCATCAGCAAGACAAGGGTAAAAGATATGCCTTAGTTTGCTATGTCATCCCTGCAAAAGACTATCAGGGTCAGCGTTTTTCTTTTGGTAGAAGTGCATTACAAAAAAGTGTGGAGGTTGTTAGCGGTTAG
- the dxs gene encoding 1-deoxy-D-xylulose-5-phosphate synthase, with translation MHLSEITHPNQLHGLSIRQLQQIARQIRDKHLQTVAASGGHLGPGLGVVELTLALYQTLDLDHDKVIWDVGHQAYPHKLITGRYSRFHTLRQKDGVAGYLKRCENKFDHFGAGHASTSISAALGMALARDLKGEKFKVVAVIGDGALTGGMALEAINHAGHLPKTNLLVVLNDNEMSISPNVGAISRHLNKMRLSPPVQFLSDNLEEQVKQIPFVGDSLETELERFKEGMKRLAVPKVGAVFEELGITYMGPVDGHNLEELIATFKQAHKIAGPVLVHVATVKGKGYAIAEQDQVGYHAQSPFNLTTGKAIPSSKPKPPGYSKVFAHALVKLAENNPKIVGITAAMATGTGLDKLQAKLPHQYIDVGIAEQHAVTLAAGLACEGMRPVVAIYSTFLQRGYDQIVHDVCIQNLPVFFCMDRAGIVGADGPTHQGMYDVAYLRCLPNMVLMAPKDEAELQRMVVTGVNHTDGPIAMRYPRGNGYGVPLMEEGWEPVEIGKGETLRHGDDVLLLGFGSTVYPAMQIAEILSEHGIQATVVNARFAKPLDTELILPLAQRIGRVVTLEEGCLMGGFGSAVAEALLDADVVVPVKRFGVPDVLVDHASPEQSKAELGLTSPQIAQEVLKAFFNKTLSSVS, from the coding sequence ATGCACCTGAGTGAAATCACCCATCCTAACCAGTTGCACGGCTTATCGATTCGCCAACTGCAGCAGATCGCCCGTCAAATTCGGGATAAGCATTTGCAAACCGTGGCGGCGAGTGGCGGACACCTGGGACCAGGGTTAGGTGTAGTGGAGTTAACATTAGCGCTTTACCAAACCTTAGACCTCGACCACGATAAAGTTATTTGGGATGTAGGGCACCAAGCCTATCCTCATAAACTGATTACTGGTCGCTATAGTCGCTTTCATACATTGCGGCAAAAAGACGGTGTAGCGGGCTATTTAAAGCGCTGTGAGAACAAGTTCGACCATTTTGGCGCGGGTCATGCTTCCACAAGTATATCTGCTGCCTTGGGCATGGCACTCGCGCGAGATTTAAAAGGCGAAAAATTTAAAGTTGTGGCAGTCATCGGTGACGGTGCCTTGACTGGTGGTATGGCGTTAGAAGCGATTAACCATGCCGGACACTTGCCGAAAACAAACCTACTTGTGGTGTTAAACGACAATGAAATGTCGATTTCTCCCAATGTAGGTGCAATTTCGCGCCATTTAAACAAAATGCGTTTAAGTCCGCCAGTACAGTTTTTGTCTGATAATTTAGAAGAACAAGTCAAACAAATTCCTTTTGTTGGTGATTCTTTAGAAACCGAACTTGAACGGTTTAAAGAGGGCATGAAGCGGTTAGCAGTACCAAAAGTAGGAGCTGTCTTTGAAGAATTAGGCATTACCTACATGGGACCTGTAGATGGGCACAACTTGGAAGAACTGATTGCGACCTTCAAGCAAGCCCATAAAATTGCAGGACCAGTACTCGTACACGTTGCTACTGTTAAAGGTAAAGGATATGCGATCGCCGAACAAGACCAAGTAGGCTATCACGCGCAGTCACCTTTTAACCTGACAACAGGTAAGGCAATTCCTTCGAGTAAACCTAAGCCTCCTGGATATTCCAAAGTTTTTGCCCACGCTTTGGTAAAACTCGCCGAAAACAATCCCAAAATTGTCGGCATTACAGCAGCAATGGCAACAGGTACAGGGCTAGACAAACTACAAGCAAAACTGCCCCACCAGTATATTGATGTTGGGATTGCAGAACAACACGCTGTGACTTTAGCCGCAGGCTTAGCTTGTGAGGGAATGCGTCCCGTTGTCGCGATCTACTCAACTTTCTTGCAACGTGGCTACGACCAAATTGTTCACGATGTGTGCATCCAAAACCTACCTGTATTTTTCTGCATGGATCGGGCGGGAATTGTTGGTGCAGATGGTCCAACCCATCAAGGAATGTATGATGTTGCTTATTTGCGTTGCTTACCCAATATGGTGTTGATGGCACCGAAAGACGAAGCCGAGTTGCAGCGGATGGTTGTCACAGGAGTGAACCACACCGATGGTCCAATTGCGATGCGTTATCCTCGCGGGAACGGCTATGGTGTTCCTTTGATGGAAGAAGGGTGGGAACCAGTCGAGATCGGCAAAGGCGAAACTCTACGTCATGGTGACGATGTGCTGCTGCTAGGATTTGGTTCAACGGTTTACCCAGCCATGCAAATCGCTGAAATTCTCAGCGAACATGGAATTCAAGCGACAGTCGTCAACGCTCGATTTGCCAAGCCGCTTGACACCGAATTGATTCTACCATTGGCACAACGCATTGGACGTGTTGTCACTTTAGAAGAAGGCTGTCTCATGGGTGGCTTTGGTTCGGCTGTAGCGGAGGCATTACTTGATGCCGATGTTGTTGTACCTGTCAAGCGTTTTGGCGTGCCAGATGTCTTGGTAGACCATGCTTCTCCGGAACAATCCAAAGCAGAATTGGGTTTAACCAGTCCCCAAATAGCACAAGAAGTGTTAAAAGCCTTTTTTAACAAAACACTTTCATCTGTAAGCTAA
- the mtnA gene encoding S-methyl-5-thioribose-1-phosphate isomerase, producing the protein MSPCLSQVFPVVWYENSVLLIDQTRLPHEYAFVEIHRCEDMVQAIKTMIVRGAPAIGVAAAYGMYLGAREISTQNREEFIHQLEEVAVMLRATRPTAVNLFWAIARMLKTAYEMLGSVEQIKQALLHTAQTINAEDLQTCQAIGDRGLEVLPSTPEKLNLLTHCNAGALATAGYGTALGIVRCAWAKGRLARVYADETRPRLQGAKLTAWECVQEGIPVTLITDSMAAHCMQHGLIHAVVVGADRIAANGDTANKIGTYSLAIVAQAHNVPFFVAAPLSTIDFSLTSGSEIPIEERHASEVYAIGETIITPEGVEFYNPAFDVTPADLITAIITEHGAFAPNQLQEKLKEKNLV; encoded by the coding sequence ATGTCCCCTTGCCTCTCTCAGGTTTTTCCCGTTGTTTGGTATGAAAACTCAGTGTTGCTAATCGATCAAACTCGGCTACCTCACGAGTATGCATTCGTCGAGATTCACCGCTGCGAAGATATGGTACAGGCAATTAAAACCATGATTGTACGGGGTGCACCCGCAATTGGTGTTGCTGCTGCTTATGGCATGTATCTTGGGGCGCGTGAGATTTCAACTCAAAATCGCGAAGAATTTATACATCAGCTTGAGGAAGTTGCTGTGATGCTCCGCGCGACACGCCCTACAGCTGTTAACTTGTTTTGGGCGATCGCACGGATGTTAAAAACGGCATATGAAATGCTGGGATCAGTTGAACAAATTAAACAAGCTTTACTCCATACTGCGCAAACGATCAATGCTGAAGACTTGCAAACTTGTCAAGCAATTGGCGATCGCGGTTTAGAAGTTTTACCTTCGACTCCAGAAAAACTCAATCTTCTGACACACTGCAACGCGGGTGCTTTAGCAACAGCAGGCTATGGTACAGCTTTAGGGATAGTACGTTGTGCTTGGGCAAAAGGTAGACTAGCCAGAGTTTATGCTGATGAAACCCGTCCCCGTTTACAAGGCGCAAAATTAACTGCCTGGGAATGCGTTCAAGAAGGAATTCCTGTCACCTTAATTACTGATAGTATGGCAGCACACTGTATGCAACACGGCTTAATTCATGCGGTTGTTGTCGGTGCAGATCGCATTGCGGCAAATGGAGACACTGCCAATAAAATTGGTACATACAGTTTAGCCATTGTTGCTCAAGCGCATAATGTTCCTTTCTTTGTTGCGGCTCCCCTCTCAACGATTGATTTTTCCTTGACAAGTGGCAGTGAAATTCCGATTGAAGAACGCCACGCCAGTGAAGTTTATGCAATTGGTGAGACTATAATTACTCCCGAAGGAGTTGAGTTTTACAATCCTGCTTTTGATGTCACTCCCGCAGATTTAATCACTGCAATTATTACTGAACACGGTGCATTTGCGCCAAATCAGTTACAGGAGAAGTTGAAAGAAAAAAATCTAGTTTGA